From the Halalkalicoccus sp. CGA53 genome, one window contains:
- the guaA gene encoding glutamine-hydrolyzing GMP synthase: MVDPDTFVPEAVSEIDSEVGDARAVIALSGGVDSSTAAALAHEAIGDRLIPVYVDTGLMRKGETEGIRETFSFMESLRIVDARERFLDALSGVTDPEEKRRIIGEEFIHVFEEEAREVGARYLVQGTIYPDRIESEGGIKSHHNVGGLPEVIDFDGIVEPVRELYKDEVREVARALGLEEVVAERMPFPGPGLAVRVIGEITEEKLEVAREASHVVEEELEEYEPWQALAAVIGKATGVKGDNRVHGWVVSVRAVESRDGMTARALEIDWGTLQRIQSRITGENDRVSRVVYDVTHKPPATIEYE, translated from the coding sequence ATGGTCGATCCCGACACCTTCGTTCCCGAGGCCGTCTCGGAGATCGACTCGGAGGTCGGCGACGCGCGCGCGGTGATCGCGCTCTCGGGGGGTGTCGACTCCTCGACTGCGGCCGCGCTCGCCCACGAGGCGATCGGCGACCGGCTGATCCCGGTCTACGTCGACACCGGACTGATGCGCAAGGGCGAGACAGAGGGGATTCGAGAGACGTTCTCGTTCATGGAGTCACTGCGGATTGTCGACGCGAGAGAGCGGTTTCTCGACGCGCTCTCCGGCGTGACTGACCCCGAGGAGAAACGCCGGATCATCGGCGAGGAGTTCATCCACGTCTTCGAGGAGGAGGCGCGCGAGGTCGGCGCGAGGTACTTGGTACAGGGGACGATCTACCCCGACCGGATCGAGTCCGAAGGCGGGATCAAGTCGCATCACAACGTCGGCGGGCTCCCCGAGGTGATCGACTTCGATGGGATCGTCGAGCCGGTCAGAGAGCTCTACAAGGACGAGGTGCGCGAGGTCGCCCGCGCGCTCGGGTTGGAAGAGGTCGTCGCGGAACGGATGCCGTTTCCGGGTCCGGGGCTCGCGGTGCGCGTGATCGGCGAGATCACCGAGGAGAAACTCGAGGTGGCACGCGAGGCGAGTCACGTCGTCGAGGAGGAGTTAGAGGAGTACGAGCCGTGGCAGGCGCTCGCGGCGGTGATCGGGAAGGCCACCGGGGTGAAAGGCGACAACCGGGTCCACGGCTGGGTCGTCTCGGTGCGGGCGGTCGAGAGCCGCGACGGCATGACCGCTCGGGCTCTGGAGATCGACTGGGGAACGCTCCAGCGGATCCAGAGCCGGATCACGGGCGAGAACGACCGCGTCTCGCGCGTCGTCTACGACGTCACACACAAGCCCCCCGCGACCATCGAGTACGAGTGA
- a CDS encoding DUF7126 family protein yields the protein MMNVVLIGEDEELLSALEAEGASVQRIEGVASGQALTEAGIEGADLLVLTDVAEATAIPVARELNGAVRIAVYAEDTLPEFAQPLADIAVDPNLLSPDVVAEELVGNG from the coding sequence GTGATGAACGTCGTACTCATCGGCGAGGACGAGGAGCTGCTCTCCGCGCTCGAGGCGGAAGGCGCGAGTGTACAACGGATCGAGGGCGTCGCGAGCGGGCAGGCGCTCACGGAGGCTGGAATCGAGGGTGCGGACCTCCTCGTCCTGACGGACGTGGCGGAGGCGACGGCGATCCCGGTCGCCCGGGAGCTGAACGGGGCGGTGAGGATCGCGGTCTACGCGGAGGACACGCTGCCGGAGTTCGCCCAGCCGCTCGCGGATATCGCGGTCGACCCAAACCTGCTCTCTCCCGACGTGGTCGCCGAGGAACTGGTCGGAAACGGCTGA
- a CDS encoding cold-shock protein, producing the protein MAKGTVDFFNDTGGYGFIETEDADEDVFFHMEDVGGPDLEEGQEVEFDIEQAPKGPRATNLQRL; encoded by the coding sequence ATGGCGAAAGGTACGGTCGATTTCTTCAACGACACCGGCGGTTACGGCTTCATCGAAACTGAGGACGCGGACGAGGACGTCTTCTTCCACATGGAAGACGTGGGCGGCCCGGACTTAGAGGAAGGACAGGAAGTGGAGTTCGACATCGAGCAGGCCCCGAAGGGCCCGCGCGCGACGAACCTCCAGCGCCTGTAA